From the genome of Podospora bellae-mahoneyi strain CBS 112042 chromosome 2, whole genome shotgun sequence:
GACATCCGCCGCGCGGtcgtctccctctccaccacggGACAGGCAAGCGAAGAATTCTTCTGGTCCAACGTCCTCGAGTCAGACACGGCAACATTCGAAGGTGACCCCCTCCCGGGGCTGTCCCCCTTTAGAGAGGTGCAGCTCTACATTGACAACCAACTCGCCGGGGTGTCGTGGCCTTTTCCCGTCATCTTCACCGGGGGTGTAGTACCGAGTTTGCACCGACCCATCGTTGGGATCCAGGCGTTTGATatcaaggagcaggagattGACATCAGCCCCTGGTTAGCTCTGCTCTGTGATGGAGAGGAACACACGTTCGAGATCAAGATTGCCGGCGTGGGCAGGGATAGGAAGTTGACGGAAAAGGTAGGGGACAACTGGGTGGTGACTGGCAAGGTGTTTATCTGGTTGGATTACGACAGGAAGGATGAGCACGCTTGTGCAAAGGGGGATGGGTGCATCACCACTGGGCTGAAGCAGCCGGTGGTTACAGCGCCGGAGCCCGAGATTGTGGCGCATAGTGAGGCCAAGCTGGATCGGCAGCAGCTTGGTAATGAGACGTTGGATTACTCGATTGTGGTCAAGAGAAAGATCGAGATTAGGGGGCAGGTGTCGGCTTTTCTGGGCCGGGAGAAGATGCAGGAAGTGAAATGGGTGCAGGAGCTGGCGTATTCAAATCAGGGGTTGATTTCTCAGCATGGATTGCAGGCGATAAATGATTTGACGATCGAGGGGAGAGATCAGGCTAGGTTTGTTTCCAACGATCTGGAGAAAGGCAACCAGCGGGGAGGGTATGAGGTGCTGTATCAGTACCCGCTGTCCGTGAACTCAAGCTATGCGGTATCAGAACAGGGGAACTTGAGTATTTGGGCGCACGCCATTCAGGGAAGGCAGGTAGAGGTGgacggatggggaggaggggtggtgttCCCGACCGGACTGGAAGCCTTTGACACGGGATACAGCAGGTCCAAGCTGTACACGATCAAAGAGGGCATAGCAGAGTATCGCCAGACAGGCGATCAGATGAGCAGTACAGGATGGGGCGAGTCGAGCCAAGAGTTTGAGTTTACGGGTGACGGAGAAGAATTGTACTGGAGGAGCGTGGGGGCTGTGAACGGGACTGTTATCTATGACCGGAAGAGAATGGAAGGGGACGTGATTGTGGGAGGTCCCAGAATAGTGTCTCAAGTGGCACTGAACGGTGACGGCGTCTCTACTCAGGCTTCTGGATATGATTCTGGAGACGCGGTAGCAAAATGGCCAAGGTTGTTTCCGAAGGAAAATGGGGCTTGAGCCTGGGTTTGGTCTATTGATTGGTATGAGACAGTAGCACAGCCACTGTTTACTTTCTCCTCTTGATGATGTACCCACATGTCGATATGGTAACGTGTTGAGTGATCCGGAGTTACGGATAATGGGAGGTGAGTGATAATGGAACCACGGATGGCACTCTTTTCTCGTAGGTAAACTGGGAAAAGAGGCCGCCAAGATATTTGGACCATGAGCgtcacaacaccaccgggTGCCAAGCCTCGGTGTGGAATGCTCACCACAACCGGGCACGGAGCTCTCCACGAGCCCCGAGATACGGGTGCGCGGAATAGAGTCCATTGTTCTCCGGAGCCGCTGCTTTGGAAACGGGGTTCCACACAatatgaggaggagcagcacgTGGCACTCATGCATCGCCGTTGCTGGGTCAGAGAGAACTAAAAGGCTGAAGGCTGTCATCAGGGGTGGTGGACTGCAACCCTCGCCACAAAATAATCGACATACAAGTAGGTTAACTCGTACCATATTATGAACTATGCCCTGAAGATAATTACCAGGTCCTCAAGATATTCAATAGGCCTTTCAAGATATTTGATAGGCCTATGACAATAATTAATAGGCCTATGAAGATAGTTAATACTCCTATAAAGATAGTAATAGGCCTTTTAAAATGTTTAGAAGGCCGATTGATGTGCTTCTAAGGCATGGGTTTATGATATAGGACAGCTTATTTGCTGTCTCAATATTTTGTAAGGAGTGTGACGGCTTATCGGAGCATTGGCCCAATGGCGCTAACGGCTtcaacagaaaaaaaaaggtggcTTGTGTCCCAGCCAACCGACCCCATCACGCTTCAACATCCTTGTAGCAGATCACAGAATGCCTTGCGTGGACTGAGGAGCTGGCGGTAAGCTCGGCGCATGGCTATGGAGGCTATGGAGACACAGAAAGTTTGTGTGGATGAGAGTGTCGCTCTTGTGGAGCAGCTGTTTCGGACTGGGGCAGACAAAGAGGAATTCGAGGTCGTGGACGGAAGCGCCATTGTTGACATGCGGTGTCGACAAAAGGAGCTTGGGCCGCTGTCGCCACCAAAAAACTGCCGTCATTGCCCCACTTTTCAGCAGTGTTGTGCAACAGCTCGATGATGCTCTTTCTTCCCCAGTTTCCCCTCGGCCATCCTGGGCATTATCTCGAGGTTGTATGGCTCCTTCTTTTGTTGATCATATGTGACGGGCTGCTTTCTTAATAATACCACCCTCCGATTTATTGCGACTAGCACTCTTAGCCAGCCTAAAAACCGAACTCCCCCCCCATCCACACAACCCaaaaccacaccatccatcatccgTGCAGAAAGTGACGGCTCGCATTCCTGGGCACCTACACACCGGATAG
Proteins encoded in this window:
- a CDS encoding hypothetical protein (COG:S; EggNog:ENOG503NUK6), with amino-acid sequence MYFGDTEVSQPTAPPGISWIYLKDMTHYMYFWKRPQKVIFDLGNLINEKYTGIFNTTMTAIFYNDLNPHPANQAQQAPPSDLILPISARLSSTNSPSVFTLPSQRAVTTFSAGSLPRDIRRAVVSLSTTGQASEEFFWSNVLESDTATFEGDPLPGLSPFREVQLYIDNQLAGVSWPFPVIFTGGVVPSLHRPIVGIQAFDIKEQEIDISPWLALLCDGEEHTFEIKIAGVGRDRKLTEKVGDNWVVTGKVFIWLDYDRKDEHACAKGDGCITTGLKQPVVTAPEPEIVAHSEAKLDRQQLGNETLDYSIVVKRKIEIRGQVSAFLGREKMQEVKWVQELAYSNQGLISQHGLQAINDLTIEGRDQARFVSNDLEKGNQRGGYEVLYQYPLSVNSSYAVSEQGNLSIWAHAIQGRQVEVDGWGGGVVFPTGLEAFDTGYSRSKLYTIKEGIAEYRQTGDQMSSTGWGESSQEFEFTGDGEELYWRSVGAVNGTVIYDRKRMEGDVIVGGPRIVSQVALNGDGVSTQASGYDSGDAVAKWPRLFPKENGA